In Nostoc sp. UHCC 0926, a single genomic region encodes these proteins:
- a CDS encoding CHAT domain-containing protein, with the protein MNEQRLQAYNQLIQTLLNCPSGEEPEILAANTELLDADFVQVVIAAAEHFAQQGEENTAEWLRNLATYLTTPETTPITQEDIDTYGQFLLEVLQATADSNGDAQVIYPLLAANIDKLNHIFAELLRHWATNTLAEAEADVESIAYLIVIFSNGIGNFPLGSKANNIEIAIAGYEIALTVYTRSAFPVDWATTQNNLGIAYCERIKGERAENIESAIAAYSAALEVRTRSAFPVDWAGTQNNLGIAYRERIKGERAENIESAITAYSAALEVRTRSAFPVDWAMTQNNLGAAYGERIFRERAENIESAITAFSAALEVYTRSAFPENWAMTQNNLGAAYGKRIFGERAENIESAIAAFSAALEVYTRSAFPQNWAGTQNNLGEAYRQRIFGERADNIESAIAVYSAALEVYTRSAFPQDWAMTQNNLGIAYRQRIFGERADNIESAIAVYSAALEVRTRSAFPQNNAETLLNLGRLYQEEKLFDSAYNTFVSAIATVEALRGDIISGEEAKRKQAEEWNQLYRCMVEVCLALARDTEAIEYIERSKTRNLVELLTKATLTSPENLPLVNHNIQFGEIQKLLDNETAIIQWYIFNDCFRAFIITSDNKPGIWHSSQQDLDALIDWRNEYLDDYYNPEDQDKIQWQNQLEERLKKLAEILHLEEVLDQVPKQCNRLILIPHRYLHLFPLHALPVKESYLVDLFTNGVGYAPSCQLLQQVQLRQRPDFQSFFAIQNPAEDLYQGYEKDLGAVAAIKKQFTDAHILKQEKANKSAILLGINENIHNVTLNEKLLKANCAFFFCHGYFNSASPQDSGLQLADGNLTLADIITYFKLDNCRLVTLSACETGFTDFTSTSDEYIGLPSGFLLAGSTNVVSSLWTVSARATALLMIKFYEELQQQSNIVLALNTAQRWLRDTTVKGFQSWLSNSLLSLVCKVYLNEYFANNYENASTKPFTSPFYWAAFCNIGKGV; encoded by the coding sequence ATGAACGAACAGCGTTTACAAGCTTATAATCAGCTAATTCAAACCCTGCTAAATTGCCCTAGCGGGGAAGAACCAGAGATATTAGCAGCGAATACAGAATTGCTAGATGCTGACTTTGTGCAGGTTGTTATAGCAGCAGCAGAGCATTTTGCCCAGCAGGGAGAGGAAAATACTGCGGAGTGGTTGAGAAACTTAGCAACATATCTCACTACCCCAGAAACTACCCCCATCACTCAAGAAGATATAGACACTTACGGGCAATTTTTACTAGAAGTACTGCAAGCAACAGCAGACAGCAACGGCGATGCTCAAGTAATTTACCCATTGCTGGCTGCTAATATCGATAAACTCAATCATATTTTTGCTGAATTATTGCGCCATTGGGCAACAAATACCCTAGCAGAAGCGGAAGCAGATGTAGAGTCCATTGCCTACTTGATTGTTATATTCAGTAATGGGATTGGCAATTTTCCTTTGGGTAGCAAAGCCAACAATATAGAAATTGCGATCGCTGGCTACGAAATCGCCCTAACTGTTTATACCCGCAGCGCCTTTCCTGTTGATTGGGCAACCACGCAAAATAATCTGGGGATTGCTTACTGTGAGAGAATAAAAGGAGAACGAGCCGAGAATATTGAAAGTGCGATCGCTGCTTATTCTGCTGCTCTGGAAGTAAGAACCCGCAGCGCCTTTCCTGTTGATTGGGCAGGTACGCAAAATAATCTGGGGATTGCTTACCGTGAGAGAATAAAAGGAGAACGAGCCGAGAATATTGAAAGTGCGATCACTGCTTATTCTGCTGCTCTGGAAGTAAGAACCCGCAGCGCCTTTCCTGTTGATTGGGCAATGACGCAAAATAATCTGGGGGCTGCTTACGGTGAAAGAATATTCCGAGAACGAGCCGAGAATATTGAAAGTGCAATCACTGCTTTTTCTGCTGCTCTGGAAGTATATACCCGTAGCGCCTTTCCCGAAAATTGGGCAATGACGCAAAATAATCTGGGGGCTGCTTACGGTAAGAGAATATTCGGAGAACGAGCCGAGAATATTGAAAGTGCGATTGCTGCTTTTTCTGCTGCTCTGGAAGTATATACGCGCAGCGCCTTTCCCCAAAATTGGGCAGGTACGCAAAATAATCTGGGAGAAGCTTACCGTCAGAGAATATTCGGAGAACGAGCCGACAATATTGAAAGTGCGATCGCTGTTTATTCTGCTGCTCTGGAAGTATATACGCGCAGCGCCTTTCCCCAAGATTGGGCAATGACGCAAAATAATCTGGGGATTGCTTACCGTCAGAGAATATTCGGAGAACGAGCCGACAATATTGAAAGTGCGATCGCTGTTTACTCTGCTGCTCTGGAAGTAAGAACCCGCAGCGCCTTTCCCCAAAACAATGCAGAAACTTTGTTAAATCTCGGCAGATTATACCAAGAGGAAAAACTATTTGACTCAGCTTACAATACCTTTGTTTCTGCCATTGCTACAGTCGAAGCTTTGCGTGGAGATATTATTTCCGGCGAAGAAGCCAAGCGCAAACAAGCGGAAGAATGGAATCAACTTTATAGATGCATGGTGGAAGTTTGCCTAGCATTGGCAAGAGACACTGAGGCAATAGAATATATTGAACGTAGCAAAACCCGGAATTTAGTAGAACTGTTAACCAAAGCAACATTAACAAGTCCAGAAAATTTGCCTTTGGTTAATCACAACATCCAATTTGGAGAAATTCAAAAACTCTTAGACAATGAAACTGCAATCATCCAGTGGTACATTTTTAATGATTGTTTTCGCGCTTTCATTATCACCAGCGACAACAAGCCAGGCATCTGGCATTCTAGTCAACAAGATTTAGATGCCTTAATCGATTGGAGAAATGAATATCTAGATGACTACTACAACCCGGAAGACCAAGATAAAATCCAATGGCAGAATCAGCTAGAAGAACGCCTGAAAAAATTAGCAGAAATTCTGCATCTTGAGGAAGTCTTAGACCAAGTACCCAAACAATGCAACAGATTAATACTTATTCCTCATCGCTATTTACACCTGTTTCCTCTCCATGCTTTACCTGTCAAAGAATCATACCTAGTTGACTTATTTACCAACGGCGTAGGCTATGCACCCAGTTGTCAACTTCTGCAACAAGTCCAACTGCGTCAACGTCCTGATTTTCAATCTTTCTTTGCCATCCAAAACCCCGCAGAAGATTTATATCAAGGCTACGAAAAAGATTTAGGAGCAGTTGCAGCCATCAAGAAACAGTTTACTGATGCTCATATTTTGAAGCAAGAAAAAGCTAACAAGTCAGCAATTCTGCTCGGCATTAATGAAAATATTCACAATGTTACACTAAATGAAAAATTGCTGAAAGCTAACTGTGCTTTTTTCTTCTGTCATGGATACTTTAACTCTGCTTCTCCCCAAGATTCTGGTTTACAGTTAGCTGATGGAAACCTGACTTTAGCAGATATCATTACTTATTTCAAACTAGACAACTGTCGCCTAGTCACTCTCTCTGCTTGCGAAACTGGTTTTACCGACTTCACAAGCACTAGTGATGAATACATTGGTTTACCCAGTGGATTTTTGTTAGCTGGTAGCACCAATGTAGTCAGTAGCCTTTGGACTGTCAGTGCTAGAGCTACAGCTTTATTGATGATTAAATTTTACGAAGAACTACAGCAGCAAAGTAATATTGTATTAGCTTTAAATACTGCACAACGTTGGTTAAGGGATACGACGGTTAAAGGCTTTCAAAGTTGGCTGAGTAACTCTTTACTAAGTTTAGTTTGCAAGGTATATTTAAATGAATACTTTGCTAATAATTATGAAAATGCCTCAACCAAACCGTTTACATCACCTTTTTATTGGGCTGCTTTTTGTAACATAGGTAAAGGAGTTTAG
- a CDS encoding endonuclease domain-containing protein: MTKLYNQTSEKQKRQTLRNNMPPSEKIVWAKLRNQQIESCKFRRQYSIDRFVVDFYSSELRLAIEIDGDSHYQDGVPEYDRDRQAFLESKGTRILRFTNQEVYQDIDGVVDKIREVICRLREVTPP, from the coding sequence ATGACAAAGCTGTATAACCAAACCTCAGAAAAGCAAAAACGGCAAACTCTCAGAAACAATATGCCCCCCTCTGAAAAAATAGTTTGGGCAAAACTTAGAAATCAACAAATTGAAAGCTGTAAATTTCGCAGACAATACAGTATTGACAGATTTGTAGTGGATTTTTATTCTTCGGAATTGAGACTTGCCATAGAAATTGATGGTGATAGTCACTATCAAGATGGAGTTCCAGAATATGACCGCGATCGCCAAGCATTTTTGGAATCAAAAGGTACGAGGATTTTGAGATTTACGAATCAAGAAGTTTATCAAGATATTGATGGTGTGGTGGATAAGATTAGGGAAGTTATTTGTAGGTTGAGGGAAGTTACCCCACCCTAA
- a CDS encoding DUF4351 domain-containing protein, with product MSYDNTCKYLAENYPGDFAKWLLASDTSDIQVLKTELNLEPIRADSVTLLQICNQILHLEFQTTPKSKTPLDFRMLDYYTRLKREYWCEIEQVLIFLQATFSEIVFNTQYVDKKTRHSYRVIRLWEEDPTPLLANPALLPLATLARTNSPTDLLTQVAASVDMIEETDERQNISACVQVLAGLRFDKSLITQLFREEIMQESVIYQDILQKGLQQGLQQGQEQGKKQEALQLIMRLLTRRFGAIEPEMQEQISTLSITQLEELAEALLDFSSQSDLVNYLRYIFLPQPNQKD from the coding sequence TTGAGTTACGATAACACCTGCAAATACCTTGCCGAAAACTACCCTGGTGATTTTGCCAAATGGTTACTTGCATCTGACACTTCCGATATCCAAGTACTCAAAACCGAACTCAACCTCGAACCGATTCGTGCTGATTCGGTGACGTTGCTGCAAATCTGTAACCAAATTTTACATTTAGAGTTTCAAACTACACCAAAATCCAAAACCCCGCTTGACTTTCGGATGCTAGATTACTACACCAGATTAAAGCGAGAATACTGGTGTGAGATTGAGCAGGTGTTAATTTTCTTACAAGCCACCTTCTCAGAAATTGTTTTTAATACCCAGTATGTAGATAAAAAAACCAGACACTCATATCGAGTAATTCGTTTATGGGAAGAAGATCCCACACCACTGCTAGCTAACCCCGCACTTTTACCACTGGCGACATTAGCCAGAACCAACTCACCCACAGACTTGTTAACTCAAGTCGCGGCTAGTGTCGATATGATTGAAGAAACAGACGAGCGACAGAATATATCAGCTTGTGTACAGGTTTTAGCTGGTTTGCGGTTTGATAAAAGTTTGATTACACAGCTTTTCAGAGAGGAAATTATGCAAGAATCTGTGATTTACCAAGACATTCTGCAAAAAGGATTGCAACAGGGTTTGCAACAAGGACAAGAACAAGGAAAGAAACAGGAGGCGCTACAACTGATTATGCGTCTTTTGACACGACGGTTTGGTGCAATTGAACCGGAGATGCAAGAGCAGATTAGCACTTTATCCATAACTCAACTAGAAGAGTTAGCAGAGGCGCTGTTAGATTTCTCCAGTCAAAGCGATTTAGTGAATTACTTAAGATATATCTTTTTACCTCAACCTAATCAGAAAGATTAA
- the ilvB gene encoding biosynthetic-type acetolactate synthase large subunit: protein MRSLSPISLPQTENHKQSRTSSPPVMPKRASGGFALLDSLHRHGVDYIFGYPGGAILPIYDDLYKVEATGAMKHILVRHEQGAAHAADGYARATGKVGVCFGTSGPGATNLVTGIATAYMDSIPMVVVTGQVARPSIGTDAFQETDIYGITLPIVKHSYVVRDPKDMARIVAEAFHIASTGRPGPVLIDVPKDVALEEFDYIPVKPGSVKLRGYRPTVKGNPRQINAAIQLITESRRPLLYVGGGAIAAGAHEEVKELAELFNIPVTTTLMGIGAFDEHHPLALGMLGMHGTAYANFAVSDCDLLICVGARFDDRVTGKLDEFASRAKVIHIDIDPAEVGKNRVPEVPIVGDVRNVLVDLLRRCKEAGVKATPNQNQEWLNLVNRWREEYPLVVPHHPDSISPQEVIVEVSNQAPHAFYTTDVGQHQMWAAQFLKNGPRRWISSAGLGTMGFGLPAAMGAKVAFPDEEVICISGDASFQMCLQELGTLAQYGINVKTIIINNGWQGMVRQWQQAFYGERYSCSNMEVGMPDVELLAKAYGIKGMVISDRSELKNAIAEMLAHKGPVILNAHVTRDENCYPMVAPGKSNAQMVGLQKQPPKAAAEPVYCSNCNAKNAPTHNFCAECGTKL, encoded by the coding sequence GTGCGATCGCTTTCCCCAATTAGTCTGCCACAAACTGAGAATCACAAACAGTCTCGTACTTCTAGCCCACCAGTCATGCCCAAACGTGCATCTGGCGGTTTTGCTCTGCTTGACAGCCTTCATCGCCACGGCGTTGATTATATTTTTGGTTATCCAGGTGGGGCAATTCTACCAATTTACGACGACCTGTATAAGGTGGAAGCAACTGGTGCTATGAAGCACATTCTCGTGAGACACGAACAAGGCGCAGCCCACGCTGCTGATGGTTACGCCCGTGCCACAGGGAAAGTAGGAGTATGCTTTGGCACTTCTGGCCCAGGAGCAACGAACTTGGTGACAGGCATCGCTACAGCCTACATGGATTCAATCCCGATGGTTGTGGTTACAGGACAGGTAGCACGTCCGTCCATTGGTACAGATGCCTTTCAGGAAACTGATATTTACGGGATTACGCTACCAATCGTGAAGCACTCCTATGTAGTGCGTGACCCCAAAGATATGGCGCGAATTGTTGCCGAAGCGTTCCACATCGCTAGCACTGGGCGTCCGGGGCCAGTTTTGATTGATGTCCCCAAAGATGTAGCTTTAGAAGAATTTGACTACATACCTGTAAAACCAGGTTCAGTGAAGTTACGCGGTTATCGTCCCACGGTGAAGGGAAATCCCCGGCAAATTAATGCCGCGATCCAGTTGATTACAGAAAGTCGCCGTCCGCTATTGTATGTCGGTGGTGGTGCGATCGCAGCTGGTGCCCACGAAGAAGTAAAAGAACTAGCTGAATTATTCAACATCCCTGTCACCACAACCTTAATGGGGATCGGTGCCTTTGACGAACATCATCCCCTAGCTTTGGGAATGTTAGGGATGCATGGCACCGCTTACGCTAACTTCGCCGTTAGTGATTGTGACTTGCTGATTTGCGTCGGAGCCAGATTTGACGATCGCGTTACAGGCAAATTAGACGAATTCGCCTCTCGTGCCAAAGTAATTCACATCGACATCGACCCAGCAGAAGTCGGCAAAAACCGCGTTCCTGAAGTGCCCATCGTCGGCGATGTGCGGAATGTGTTGGTAGACTTATTGCGTCGATGCAAAGAAGCAGGCGTCAAGGCTACACCTAATCAAAACCAAGAATGGCTAAATTTAGTTAACCGTTGGCGCGAAGAGTATCCTCTAGTAGTGCCGCACCATCCCGACAGCATTTCCCCCCAAGAAGTGATCGTAGAAGTAAGTAACCAAGCACCCCACGCTTTCTACACCACAGATGTAGGACAGCATCAAATGTGGGCAGCACAATTCCTCAAGAATGGCCCAAGGCGCTGGATTTCTAGTGCTGGTTTAGGAACAATGGGTTTTGGCTTACCTGCGGCAATGGGCGCTAAAGTGGCTTTTCCTGATGAAGAAGTCATCTGTATTAGCGGTGATGCCAGTTTCCAAATGTGTTTGCAGGAACTTGGTACACTTGCACAGTATGGGATAAATGTCAAGACAATAATTATCAATAACGGCTGGCAAGGAATGGTGCGCCAGTGGCAGCAAGCCTTCTATGGTGAGCGTTACTCATGCTCAAACATGGAGGTAGGGATGCCAGACGTAGAGTTGTTAGCAAAAGCCTATGGGATTAAGGGCATGGTAATCAGCGATCGCAGTGAATTGAAAAATGCGATCGCCGAAATGCTGGCACACAAAGGCCCAGTGATCTTGAATGCCCATGTCACCAGAGACGAAAACTGCTATCCAATGGTAGCTCCTGGCAAGAGCAACGCTCAAATGGTTGGCTTGCAGAAGCAACCGCCGAAAGCAGCAGCAGAGCCAGTTTATTGTAGTAACTGCAATGCAAAAAATGCTCCCACCCACAACTTCTGCGCTGAGTGTGGGACAAAGTTGTAA
- a CDS encoding MFS transporter codes for MFPTEPTAVNNGFGALLKNRGFMLLWIGQLLSQLADKVFFVLLIALLENYPPLRGLARNSMYSTLMLSFTIPAILFGSAGGIFVDRLSKKLILVGSDVVRGILTLCLPLLPREFLILLILTFAISTVTQFFAPAEQAAIPLLVKRENLLAANALFSSTMMGALIVGFAIGEPILSLAKSLMGEEYGQELVVGGLYILSGAIIQPVRFKEPKRPTEHRASNNPWAEFTESLRYLKKNPLILNAMLQLTTLYCVFAALTVLTIRLAEEFGLKEKQFGFFLAAAGVGMVFGAAILGNWGDKLHHKPLPLMGFLMIALVLGVFTFTHNLLLALGLCAFLGVGAALIGVPMQTLIQQQTPPTMHGKVFGFQNHAVNIALALPLAITGPLTDALGLRFVLVGMSIVVVVVGVWAWKNTRTVLQDVI; via the coding sequence ATGTTTCCAACTGAACCAACTGCTGTTAATAACGGATTTGGCGCACTGCTAAAAAACCGTGGTTTTATGCTCCTGTGGATTGGGCAACTGCTGTCCCAGTTAGCAGATAAGGTCTTCTTCGTTTTGCTGATTGCTCTGCTGGAGAACTACCCACCGCTTCGTGGGTTGGCACGAAATTCTATGTATTCAACCTTGATGCTGTCGTTTACAATACCAGCAATTTTGTTCGGTTCTGCTGGTGGTATCTTTGTTGACCGTTTGTCAAAAAAGCTGATTCTGGTCGGCTCAGATGTCGTGCGGGGAATATTAACGCTGTGTCTTCCCTTGTTACCACGAGAGTTCCTGATTCTGCTAATCCTGACTTTTGCCATTTCCACAGTGACGCAGTTTTTTGCACCAGCTGAACAAGCAGCCATTCCCTTATTGGTGAAGCGAGAGAATTTGTTGGCAGCCAATGCACTGTTTAGCAGCACGATGATGGGAGCTTTAATTGTTGGCTTTGCTATCGGAGAGCCGATTTTGAGTTTGGCGAAAAGCTTGATGGGAGAAGAATACGGTCAAGAGCTTGTGGTTGGTGGATTATACATATTATCGGGTGCTATTATCCAGCCAGTTAGGTTTAAAGAACCCAAACGACCGACGGAGCATCGGGCATCAAATAATCCTTGGGCTGAATTCACCGAGAGCCTGCGCTATCTCAAGAAAAACCCTTTGATCTTGAACGCCATGCTGCAACTGACAACTTTATATTGTGTGTTTGCAGCCTTAACAGTGCTGACGATTCGATTAGCCGAGGAGTTTGGTCTCAAAGAAAAACAGTTTGGCTTTTTCTTGGCAGCAGCAGGGGTAGGTATGGTATTTGGTGCAGCTATTTTAGGTAACTGGGGTGATAAATTGCATCACAAGCCCCTACCTTTAATGGGATTTTTGATGATTGCACTAGTTTTAGGGGTGTTCACTTTTACGCACAACTTATTGCTGGCGTTAGGACTCTGTGCATTTTTGGGTGTAGGTGCTGCCTTAATTGGTGTACCCATGCAAACTTTAATTCAACAGCAAACACCACCTACCATGCACGGTAAAGTATTTGGCTTTCAAAATCATGCCGTCAACATCGCTCTGGCGTTACCTCTGGCGATTACTGGGCCATTAACTGATGCTCTGGGCTTGCGATTTGTGCTTGTAGGAATGAGTATTGTTGTCGTAGTTGTCGGTGTTTGGGCTTGGAAAAATACCCGCACAGTCTTGCAAGACGTAATTTAA
- a CDS encoding ferrochelatase has translation MVATPEKVQHTHEHLSGKDRVAVLLMGYGEVESYEDFANYNEQALNLLTAKFAPVPTWIYPPLAKLLALFDRHEWGHTHHDFISPHNAIFEQQRAGIEKQLQEKWGDKVQVFKAFNFCAPFLPNQVLAEIKNQGFEKLLIYPLLVVDSIFTSGIAIEQVNNALVELTDGEEHWVKAQRYIPSFFNEPAYIDLMAHLVEEKIAELAAAYLPSQIGIVLMNHGCPHKAKGFTSGIAESEAMYDLVRDKLINRYPLISVGWLNHDTPLIDWTQPNAQQAANNLIQLGAKVVIFMPIGFATENHETLLDVHHIIHALEKQHPGTNYVQMACVNDHPEFLAMAGQWADAHIAELLSQSLAVNPQLAGDHHHHHHHH, from the coding sequence GTGGTTGCCACGCCGGAAAAAGTACAACACACCCACGAGCATCTATCAGGAAAAGACCGTGTAGCCGTACTGCTTATGGGCTACGGCGAAGTCGAAAGCTACGAAGATTTCGCCAACTATAACGAACAGGCTTTAAATCTACTGACAGCAAAATTTGCACCGGTGCCAACCTGGATTTATCCCCCTTTGGCCAAACTTCTGGCGCTATTTGACCGCCACGAGTGGGGACACACTCACCACGATTTTATCTCCCCACATAATGCCATCTTTGAACAGCAACGGGCTGGGATTGAGAAGCAATTACAAGAAAAATGGGGTGATAAGGTTCAAGTTTTCAAGGCTTTCAACTTCTGTGCCCCTTTTCTACCTAATCAAGTTCTAGCAGAAATCAAAAACCAAGGCTTTGAGAAGCTACTAATTTACCCTTTGCTGGTTGTTGATTCTATCTTTACTAGTGGTATTGCGATCGAGCAAGTTAACAATGCTCTCGTCGAGTTGACTGATGGTGAAGAACACTGGGTGAAAGCACAGCGATACATTCCTTCTTTCTTCAATGAACCAGCCTACATTGATTTGATGGCTCATCTGGTTGAGGAGAAAATTGCTGAGTTAGCAGCAGCTTACCTACCTTCTCAAATCGGTATTGTCCTAATGAACCACGGCTGTCCCCACAAAGCCAAAGGCTTTACTTCTGGGATTGCCGAAAGTGAAGCAATGTACGATTTAGTTCGGGATAAGTTGATTAACCGCTATCCCTTAATCTCAGTGGGTTGGCTCAATCATGACACGCCTCTAATTGATTGGACACAGCCAAACGCCCAACAAGCAGCAAATAACCTAATTCAATTAGGTGCAAAAGTGGTAATTTTTATGCCAATTGGCTTTGCCACAGAAAACCACGAAACTTTATTGGATGTACACCATATCATCCATGCTTTGGAAAAACAGCATCCTGGTACGAACTACGTGCAAATGGCTTGCGTCAACGACCATCCAGAATTTTTGGCTATGGCGGGCCAATGGGCTGATGCTCATATTGCAGAGCTGTTGTCACAAAGTTTGGCAGTTAATCCCCAACTAGCTGGGGATCACCATCACCACCATCACCACCATTAA
- a CDS encoding NADPH-dependent FMN reductase yields MVRIVGIGGSLRPNSYTQLALEVAVQRVEAVGAEVEILDLRQLQLPFCTGAKEYPEYPDVQRLQDTVSRADGLILATPEYHGGVSGVLKNALDLMSFEQLSDKVTGLISVLGGQSNSNALNELRLIIRWVHGWVIPEQIAIGQAWGAFSPENKLVDEKLSQRFDQFAQSLVDNTRKLRGVN; encoded by the coding sequence TGGCATTGGCGGTAGTTTAAGACCCAACTCCTATACCCAGCTTGCTTTAGAAGTAGCAGTGCAAAGGGTTGAAGCTGTGGGTGCAGAGGTAGAAATTCTCGATTTACGACAGTTGCAGCTACCGTTTTGTACTGGCGCAAAGGAGTATCCAGAGTATCCAGATGTTCAGCGGTTGCAAGATACAGTCAGTCGCGCTGATGGGTTAATTTTAGCGACACCTGAGTATCATGGTGGGGTTAGTGGTGTCCTGAAAAATGCCCTGGATTTGATGAGCTTTGAGCAACTGTCGGATAAAGTGACAGGACTAATTAGTGTCTTGGGTGGTCAGTCTAATAGTAATGCTTTAAATGAGCTCCGGCTAATTATTCGTTGGGTACATGGTTGGGTGATTCCCGAACAAATTGCGATCGGACAAGCTTGGGGTGCTTTCAGTCCTGAAAACAAGCTAGTAGATGAGAAACTCTCTCAAAGATTTGATCAATTTGCTCAGAGTTTAGTTGATAATACTCGCAAGCTGCGGGGCGTAAACTAG